The proteins below are encoded in one region of Sminthopsis crassicaudata isolate SCR6 chromosome 1, ASM4859323v1, whole genome shotgun sequence:
- the MFSD12 gene encoding major facilitator superfamily domain-containing protein 12 codes for MAEPGLPLVARLSYAVGHFLNDLCASMWFTYLLLYLHSVQSYSSWGAGVLLLLGQLADGVCTPLVGYEADRSGGCCGRYGPRKSWHLVGTICVLLSFPFIFNPCLGCTAATAEWAALVYYAPFIVIFQFGWAATQISHLSLIPELVTNDHEKVELTAFRYAFTVVANITVYGAAWLLLHFQGSHSEVPDSGPGDQLGLQDVPVFRNLSLMVVGVGAVFSLLFHLGTKEHPRQRPGLEEPSEHSPLLPPASRPMLLWKHWLREPSFYQVGMLYMSTRLIVNLSQTYMAMYLTYSLKLPKKFIATIPLVMYVSGFFSSFFMKPVNKCIGRNLTYFVGLLVILAFASWVALANFLGVAVYGAAVLLGIGSATILVMSLSMTADLIGSHTNSGAFVYGAMSFSDKVANGLAVMVIQSLYPCTSDLCCAACVSFYHWVMVAVTGGVAVVAALCLCSIFLWPIQVRFYDPSGPSPTEGATTSNSGTFQDIAVN; via the exons ATGGCGGAGCCGGGGCTGCCGCTGGTGGCTCGGCTCAGCTATGCCGTGGGCCACTTCCTGAACGACCTGTGCGCCTCCATGTGGTTCACCTACCTGCTGCTGTACCTGCACTCGGTGCAGAGCTACAGCTCCTGGGGCGCCGGCGTCCTGCTGCTGCTGGGCCAGCTGGCCGACGGCGTGTGCACGCCCCTCGTGGGCTACGAGGCGGACCGCTCCGGGGGCTGCTGTGGCCGCTACGGCCCGCGAAAGTCCTGGCATCTGGTCG GCACCATCTGTGTCCTGCTCTCCTTCCCATTCATCTTTAACCCCTGCCTGGGCTGCACGGCCGCCACCGCCGAGTGGGCCGCCCTCGTCTACTACGCCCCTTTCATCGTGATCTTCCAGTTTGGCTGGGCAGCCACCCAGATCTCCCACCTGTCTCTGATCCCCGAGCTGGTCACCAATGACCACGAGAAGGTAGAGCTCACAGCCTTCAG GTATGCCTTCACCGTGGTGGCCAACATTACTGTGTATGGAGCCGCCTGGCTGCTTCTCCATTTCCAGGGGTCCCACTCTGAGGTCCCCGATTCGGGCCCTGGTGACCAGCTGGGCCTGCAGGACGTGCCAGTGTTTAGG aACCTTTCCCTGATGGTGGTCGGTGTCGGGGCCGTCTTCTCCCTGCTCTTCCATCTGGGCACCAAGGAACATCCCCGGCAGCGGCCGGGCCTCGAGGAGCCCAGCGAACACAGCCCCTTGCTCCCACCCGCCAGCCGGCCCATGCTCCTCTGGAAGCACTGGCTGCGGGAACCCTCCTTCTACCAG GTGGGCATGCTGTACATGAGCACGCGGCTCATTGTGAACCTGTCCCAGACCTACATGGCCATGTACCTGACCTATTCCCTCAAGCTGCCCAAG AAGTTCATCGCGACCATCCCCCTCGTCATGTACGTCAGCggcttcttctcctccttcttcatgAAGCCAGTGAATAAGTGCATCGGTCGAAAT CTGACCTACTTTGTTGGCCTCTTGGTTATCCTGGCCTTTGCCTCCTGGGTGGCGCTGGCCAACTTTCTGGGCGTCGCGGTCTACGGCGCAGCCGTGCTCCTGGGCATTGGCTCCGCCACCATCCTGGTCATGTCCCTGTCCATGACGGCCGACCTCATTGGTAGCCACACG AACAGCGGGGCCTTCGTGTATGGCGCCATGAGCTTCTCGGACAAGGTAGCCAATGGGCTGGCTGTGATGGTCATCCAGAGCCTGTACCCCTGCAC CTCAGACCTGTGCTGTGCGGCCTGCGTGAGCTTCTACCACTGGGTGATGGTGGCCGTGACCGGAGGCGTGGCCGTGGTCGCCGCCCTCTGTCTCTGCAGCATCTTTCTCTGGCCCATCCAAGTTCGATTCT ATGATccatctgggcccagccccacaGAAGGTGCAACTACATCAAACTCAGGAACCTTCCAGGACATCGCCGTCAACTGA